Proteins co-encoded in one Leptospira inadai serovar Lyme str. 10 genomic window:
- the cas4 gene encoding type V CRISPR-associated protein Cas4, whose product METYIPISFLNDFIFCPRSIYFHQVHGTLDQAMYHSKPQTEGLAAHRAIDTGSYTTRKDVLVGIDVYCEKYGIQGKIDIFDIKTGCLTERKNQIIRIYDGYIFQVYAQYFALEEMGLAVRQIRLHDITKNINHQIPLPSENQEMFDKFEKLIRDIKDFDLERSGFKANIEKCRKCIYSHLCDYSLC is encoded by the coding sequence TTTCATTTTTGAACGACTTCATATTCTGTCCGAGATCTATCTATTTTCATCAAGTACACGGCACGTTGGATCAAGCCATGTACCATTCGAAACCTCAGACAGAAGGGTTAGCGGCACACCGAGCGATCGATACTGGAAGCTATACAACTAGGAAAGATGTTCTCGTCGGTATCGACGTGTATTGTGAGAAATACGGAATACAAGGGAAAATAGACATATTCGATATAAAAACGGGATGTCTAACCGAAAGAAAGAATCAGATTATCAGAATTTACGATGGCTACATTTTTCAAGTATACGCTCAGTATTTCGCTCTGGAAGAGATGGGCCTAGCTGTAAGGCAAATTCGACTCCATGATATTACTAAAAATATAAATCACCAGATTCCTTTGCCCTCCGAAAACCAGGAGATGTTTGATAAGTTCGAAAAGCTTATTCGAGATATAAAGGATTTCGATTTGGAGCGGTCCGGTTTTAAGGCAAATATTGAAAAATGCAGGAAGTGCATTTATTCACATTTATGCGATTATAGCCTATGTTAA